Within Deltaproteobacteria bacterium GWA2_45_12, the genomic segment GGAGCCAATCATGTCCGGACATTCAAAATGGGCCACCATTAAACGCAAGAAAGGCGCAACGGATGCCAAGCGCGGCCAGCTTTTCACCAAACTCATTAAAGAAATCACCGTCGCGGCCCGCATGGGCGGGGACGATCCGAATGGAAACCCCCGGCTCCGCACCGCCATTGCCGGTGCACGCTCGCAAAGCATGCCCAACGACAATATTGAGCGCGCCATTAAAAAAGGAACGGGGGAACTGGAAGGGGTAAACTACGAAGAAATCATGTACGAAGGTTATGGCCCCGCAGGAGTTGCCTTGATTATTGAATCGCTAACAGACAATAAAAATCGCACCGTCTCTGAAATAAGAAATATCCTGTCCAAAAAAGGGGGGAACCTGGGTGAGGCAGGATCAGTTTCCTGGGGTTTTAAGAAAAAGGGCATACTCTCCTTTGATAAAAAAACAATCTCTGAAGAAAAGTTGATGGAAACCGCCCTGGAAGCCGGAGCTGAAGATATTAAAGACGCCGACGATACTTTTGATGTCGAAACCGACCCCCAGCATTTTGAAAAAGTAAAAGAGGCTCTTGCCAAAGCAGGGCTAAACCCCACACATGCTGAAATCGCCATGATCCCCGAAAACACCATCAAACTGAATTTGGAAGAAGCCACCAAAATGCTGGCCTTAATGGAAGCGTTAGAAGATCACGACGATATCCAGAAAGTGTACGCTAATTTTGATATCCCTGCAGATGTAATGGAAAAAATCTCGTAGGGGCGCTGCTTGCTGCGCCCATTCCAACAATGATCATCCTAGGCATCGACCCAGGCACACGCATTGCCGGTTACGGTCTGATTAAAAAAAAATCGGGCCAGGTAATCCATATTGATAACGGCATCATCGACTGCCAGAAAATCGAAACCCTCCCTGGAAAGCTCGAGCACATTTTCAAATCCGTTCAAAAACTCATTAGCCAATTTCATCCAACAATTTTAGCCATCGAAGATATTTTCTACGCGAAGAATGTGCAGAGCACGGTCAAGCTCGCGCATACGCGCGGCATCGTGATTCTCGCCGCCCAAATGAATGGATTGGAAGTGCACGAGATCTCGCCCCTCGAGGTGAAAAAAGCCGTGGTCGGCTACGGGCGGGCCGAAAAAACCCAAGTACAGCAGATGATCAAACTCCTCTTAAAACTCCCCCAAATCGCCGAAGAAAACGCGTCGGATGCCTTGGCGGTGGCGGTGTGTGTGGCCAATAGCTTGAGGCCGATCCTAGAAAAATCAAACTAAATTGAGAATATCATCAATCGATTGAGTACTCATCAATGGATGAGCTTCCTCTTGACCAATGACCATGAAGGGACAAGCCAGATTTGCTTTTTTAAGTAAAAGTTTATGAGGAATCTTTTTTTGCCGACCACTTTTAACCTCAAGCGCCAAAATGGGTTCATTGTGATGGGTAATCACGTAATCGATCTCATCATTCTGTTCCTTCCAATAACAAAGCTCCCAATTTGTCTTTCCAAAAAGAAGATTCAAAAGATGGGATCCAATAAGATTTTCGAAAGTAAAATTTTTAAGCCCTTCACGCCTCACCGAAGCTTCCACAAGGCCGGGGTTGGGAAGAAGCCATTTGGGGAGCGATTTTTTGGTTCGGTGAGGTTGGATGGAATATTTGTAGATGGGGCAAACAAGAAAGGCCTGGGAAAGAAGCTCCGCATAGTGAACCAAGGTAGCCGTATTCCCATTTCCCTGAAGATGATCCAAAATTTTTTGAAAACTGACGATATGCGCCGGCAAGCGGGACACATACCAAAATAATTGCCGAAGGAGAGCCGGTTTATCCACAGCATGCAGTGACAAAATATCGCGCCCCAACGAGGGCTCAATGATACTGTTTTGAAGGTAATGGTCGAGGCGTTCGGGATCCTTGGCAAAATCATAGGCCTTCGGATAGCCTCCCATCCAGACATAATCCTCAAGGCTTGCCCGAAACACTTTGTGGCATTCTTCATAAGTCCAATGAGGAAAAAAATTCATTTCAAAACGCCCCGTCAAGCTCTCGGACAAACCTTTTTCAATCAAAATAGCAGAACTCCCCAAAAGACAAACACGAAGCATCGTTTGGTTTCTTTTGTCCTCATCCCACATCTTTTTAACGACTTCCGACCAACGCGGAATTTTTTGCACTTCATCAAGAACGAGCGTCCTTTCCGAGGAAGATATTTCGCGGGCCTTTGTCCATTGCTGAACAATAAAATCAGTTGTAGGAGGCGTGGGCAAATCAGCGCTCGCGTAAAGGGTAGTGGCCGGATCAAAAAAACGAGACACCGCCGTTGTTTTCCCCACTTGCCTGGAACCCGTAAGAACCTGGATTAAACCATGGGAATTTTTAAGGTTTTCAGTGAGATTTTTTGGGAAAATCCTGTCCATAAATCAAATAATAACAGGATATTATAAGTTTTCAATGTTTTTCCGAGGTATAGATCGGAAAAACAAATGGAAGGCCGATGCAGGAAAAATCTAAAAATGGGTGATCGAACATTACGAAAACAATCTGAAAATTCTTTTGGAGTGCAACACTCTCAGAATTCGAACTTCTTTTTGATGGATTTTGTAAACGATCCGGCAGGGATTTACGATGAGCTCCCGGTAATCTGCAAACAAGGTTCCTTTAAGTTCTGGAACCTTTCGGCCCCTTTCTGCAAAATTTTCAAGGGATTTGATTTTATTTTTGAACAAGGCTTTCAGTTTCTCTGCAGCCAAGGCTTTGTCCAGGCGAACATACCGGATGATCTGTTCGATGTCTTTTTGTGCAGGATTTGAAAGGAGGACTTTTCTCTTCATCAGATTTTATCAAACTTAGCCTCGAAATCCTTCCATTCCAAAAAATCGCCCTGGGAGAAGGCTTTTTCGCCCAAAAGGATGGCGTCAATGAACTCCAACTTCTTCATCTGTTGCTGATATTCTTCAACGTCCATGCAAACCATAGCCGCACGGCCATTTTGAGTGATTAGAACCGGCCTTCGTGTCTGCCGTATCTTCTTAATCACCTTACCCGCCTCATGCATAAGCTCGGTAACGGGGATGATATCTTGGTTAAAATCGGATTTCATAGGCAATTTAAATTTAATTTAAATTTACTCTCTTTGGAGGGGAGTGTCAAAAATAAATTTTTAAAAGAATCATTACCCAACCAAATCCTTCACCC encodes:
- a CDS encoding transcriptional regulator, with the translated sequence MSGHSKWATIKRKKGATDAKRGQLFTKLIKEITVAARMGGDDPNGNPRLRTAIAGARSQSMPNDNIERAIKKGTGELEGVNYEEIMYEGYGPAGVALIIESLTDNKNRTVSEIRNILSKKGGNLGEAGSVSWGFKKKGILSFDKKTISEEKLMETALEAGAEDIKDADDTFDVETDPQHFEKVKEALAKAGLNPTHAEIAMIPENTIKLNLEEATKMLALMEALEDHDDIQKVYANFDIPADVMEKIS
- a CDS encoding crossover junction endodeoxyribonuclease RuvC; amino-acid sequence: MIILGIDPGTRIAGYGLIKKKSGQVIHIDNGIIDCQKIETLPGKLEHIFKSVQKLISQFHPTILAIEDIFYAKNVQSTVKLAHTRGIVILAAQMNGLEVHEISPLEVKKAVVGYGRAEKTQVQQMIKLLLKLPQIAEENASDALAVAVCVANSLRPILEKSN